One Portunus trituberculatus isolate SZX2019 chromosome 42, ASM1759143v1, whole genome shotgun sequence DNA window includes the following coding sequences:
- the LOC123517743 gene encoding hexokinase type 2-like isoform X1, translating to MEIVAAADSDERGLSLLKVVNVLQRVVVFIHSFTIDKFKGNLQRPSGASQEMPHMREEDIATKVKDICQELVLNHEAMKEVCSCLQEEINRGLGKDSNPEATIKCFPTYVRELPNGKENGRFLALDLGGTNFRVLLIELGAKCTMDSRIYAVPQPIMVGPGEGLFDHIAECLASFIKERDLGTELLPLGFTFSFPCKQEGLTKARLACWTKGFKCAGVEGRDVVELLKQAIARRGDVKIKICAVLNDTTGTLMSCAWKNHNCRIGLIVGTGTNACYMEKLEKVELWDGSTDEPHQVIINTEWGAFGDNGCLDFVRTEYDNTIDRESINPGRQLYEKMISGMYMGEIARQVLVRLVSDGLLFGGYASDILLEKGSFFTKYISEIESDKPDDFNNCRAILEELGFNDATDADCANVRYACECVSRRAANLAAAGVAVLLNRINEESVTVAVDGSVYRFHPHFHNLMVEQISHLIKPGIKFDLMLSEDGSGRGAALVAAVASRSASMR from the exons ATGGAGATAGTCGCAGCTGCGGACAGTGACGAGAGGGGTCTGTCGCTCTTGAAGGTGGTCAACGTCCTACAGCGAGTGGTTGTATTCATACACTCGTTCACTATCGACAAGTTTAAGGGAAACCTGCAAAGACCTTCAGGTGCCAGTCAGGAAATGCCGCACATGAGAGAAGAAGACATTGCCACTAAG GTAAAGGATATATGCCAGGAGCTGGTTCTGAATCATGAAGCCATGAAGGAGGTATGTAGCTGCCTTCAGGAAGAAATCAACAGGGGCCTTGGAAAGGATTCTAATCCTGAGGCCACAATAAAATGCTTCCCAACTTATGTGAGAGAACTTCCAAATGGCAAAG AGAATGGGAGGTTCCTGGCACTGGATCTTGGAGGCACCAACTTCAGGGTCCTCCTGATTGAGCTGGGAGCCAAGTGTACCATGGACAGCAGGATCTATGCTGTACCTCAGCCCATCATGGTGGGACCAGGAGAGGGG CTCTTTGACCACATAGCTGAATGTCTAGCCAGTTTCATCAAGGAACGAGATTTGGGAACTGAGCTACTTCCTCTGGGCTTCACATTCAGCTTCCCATGCAAGCAGGAAGGCCTGACCAAGGCACGTCTTGCTTGCTGGACCAAGGGATTCAAATGTGCGGGTGTTGAAGGCAGGGACGTTGTGGAACTACTGAAGCAAGCCATCGCTAGACGAGGG GATGTGAAGATCAAAATTTGTGCAGTGCTGAATGACACCACTGGCACTTTAATGTCCTGTGCGTGGAAGAACCACAACTGCCGCATTGGTCTCATTGTGG GTACAGGAACCAATGCTTGCTACATGGAGAAACTTGAAAAGGTGGAACTTTGGGATGGCAGCACAGATGAACCACATCAG GTAATCATCAACACTGAATGGGGTGCATTTGGAGACAATGGTTGCTTAGACTTTGTTCGCACAGAGTATGATAATACTATTGACCGGGAATCAATTAATCCAGGAAGACAAct TTATGAGAAGATGATCAGTGGAATGTACATGGGGGAGATTGCCAGGCAAGTCCTTGTCCGCCTGGTGTCTGATGGACTTCTCTTCGGAGGATATGCTTCAGATATTCTTCTTGAAAAAGGCTCATTTTTCACCAAATACATATCTGAAATAGAGAG TGACAAACCTGATGACTTCAACAACTGCCGTGCCATCTTGGAGGAGTTAGGATTCAATGATGCCACTGATGCCGATTGTGCCAATGTTCGCTATGCCTGTGAATGTGTCTCCAGGCGAGCAGCAAACTTGGCTGCTGCAGGTGTTGCTGTGCTCCTCAACCGCATAAATGAAGAAAGTGTAACTGTGGCAGTGGATGGTTCAGTGTATCGTTTCCATCCACACTTCCACAATCTCATGGTAGAGCAGATTTCACACCTCATCAAACCTGGAATTAAG TTCGATCTCATGCTGTCTGAGGACGGCAGTGGACGTGGTGCTGCCCTAGTGGCTGCTGTTGCCTCCAGATCTGCTAGCATGAGATAG
- the LOC123517743 gene encoding hexokinase type 2-like isoform X3, protein MKFVLCCCRPKRKTLTVKDICQELVLNHEAMKEVCSCLQEEINRGLGKDSNPEATIKCFPTYVRELPNGKENGRFLALDLGGTNFRVLLIELGAKCTMDSRIYAVPQPIMVGPGEGLFDHIAECLASFIKERDLGTELLPLGFTFSFPCKQEGLTKARLACWTKGFKCAGVEGRDVVELLKQAIARRGDVKIKICAVLNDTTGTLMSCAWKNHNCRIGLIVGTGTNACYMEKLEKVELWDGSTDEPHQVIINTEWGAFGDNGCLDFVRTEYDNTIDRESINPGRQLYEKMISGMYMGEIARQVLVRLVSDGLLFGGYASDILLEKGSFFTKYISEIESDKPDDFNNCRAILEELGFNDATDADCANVRYACECVSRRAANLAAAGVAVLLNRINEESVTVAVDGSVYRFHPHFHNLMVEQISHLIKPGIKFDLMLSEDGSGRGAALVAAVASRSASMR, encoded by the exons GTAAAGGATATATGCCAGGAGCTGGTTCTGAATCATGAAGCCATGAAGGAGGTATGTAGCTGCCTTCAGGAAGAAATCAACAGGGGCCTTGGAAAGGATTCTAATCCTGAGGCCACAATAAAATGCTTCCCAACTTATGTGAGAGAACTTCCAAATGGCAAAG AGAATGGGAGGTTCCTGGCACTGGATCTTGGAGGCACCAACTTCAGGGTCCTCCTGATTGAGCTGGGAGCCAAGTGTACCATGGACAGCAGGATCTATGCTGTACCTCAGCCCATCATGGTGGGACCAGGAGAGGGG CTCTTTGACCACATAGCTGAATGTCTAGCCAGTTTCATCAAGGAACGAGATTTGGGAACTGAGCTACTTCCTCTGGGCTTCACATTCAGCTTCCCATGCAAGCAGGAAGGCCTGACCAAGGCACGTCTTGCTTGCTGGACCAAGGGATTCAAATGTGCGGGTGTTGAAGGCAGGGACGTTGTGGAACTACTGAAGCAAGCCATCGCTAGACGAGGG GATGTGAAGATCAAAATTTGTGCAGTGCTGAATGACACCACTGGCACTTTAATGTCCTGTGCGTGGAAGAACCACAACTGCCGCATTGGTCTCATTGTGG GTACAGGAACCAATGCTTGCTACATGGAGAAACTTGAAAAGGTGGAACTTTGGGATGGCAGCACAGATGAACCACATCAG GTAATCATCAACACTGAATGGGGTGCATTTGGAGACAATGGTTGCTTAGACTTTGTTCGCACAGAGTATGATAATACTATTGACCGGGAATCAATTAATCCAGGAAGACAAct TTATGAGAAGATGATCAGTGGAATGTACATGGGGGAGATTGCCAGGCAAGTCCTTGTCCGCCTGGTGTCTGATGGACTTCTCTTCGGAGGATATGCTTCAGATATTCTTCTTGAAAAAGGCTCATTTTTCACCAAATACATATCTGAAATAGAGAG TGACAAACCTGATGACTTCAACAACTGCCGTGCCATCTTGGAGGAGTTAGGATTCAATGATGCCACTGATGCCGATTGTGCCAATGTTCGCTATGCCTGTGAATGTGTCTCCAGGCGAGCAGCAAACTTGGCTGCTGCAGGTGTTGCTGTGCTCCTCAACCGCATAAATGAAGAAAGTGTAACTGTGGCAGTGGATGGTTCAGTGTATCGTTTCCATCCACACTTCCACAATCTCATGGTAGAGCAGATTTCACACCTCATCAAACCTGGAATTAAG TTCGATCTCATGCTGTCTGAGGACGGCAGTGGACGTGGTGCTGCCCTAGTGGCTGCTGTTGCCTCCAGATCTGCTAGCATGAGATAG
- the LOC123517743 gene encoding hexokinase type 2-like isoform X4 translates to MKEVCSCLQEEINRGLGKDSNPEATIKCFPTYVRELPNGKENGRFLALDLGGTNFRVLLIELGAKCTMDSRIYAVPQPIMVGPGEGLFDHIAECLASFIKERDLGTELLPLGFTFSFPCKQEGLTKARLACWTKGFKCAGVEGRDVVELLKQAIARRGDVKIKICAVLNDTTGTLMSCAWKNHNCRIGLIVGTGTNACYMEKLEKVELWDGSTDEPHQVIINTEWGAFGDNGCLDFVRTEYDNTIDRESINPGRQLYEKMISGMYMGEIARQVLVRLVSDGLLFGGYASDILLEKGSFFTKYISEIESDKPDDFNNCRAILEELGFNDATDADCANVRYACECVSRRAANLAAAGVAVLLNRINEESVTVAVDGSVYRFHPHFHNLMVEQISHLIKPGIKFDLMLSEDGSGRGAALVAAVASRSASMR, encoded by the exons ATGAAGGAGGTATGTAGCTGCCTTCAGGAAGAAATCAACAGGGGCCTTGGAAAGGATTCTAATCCTGAGGCCACAATAAAATGCTTCCCAACTTATGTGAGAGAACTTCCAAATGGCAAAG AGAATGGGAGGTTCCTGGCACTGGATCTTGGAGGCACCAACTTCAGGGTCCTCCTGATTGAGCTGGGAGCCAAGTGTACCATGGACAGCAGGATCTATGCTGTACCTCAGCCCATCATGGTGGGACCAGGAGAGGGG CTCTTTGACCACATAGCTGAATGTCTAGCCAGTTTCATCAAGGAACGAGATTTGGGAACTGAGCTACTTCCTCTGGGCTTCACATTCAGCTTCCCATGCAAGCAGGAAGGCCTGACCAAGGCACGTCTTGCTTGCTGGACCAAGGGATTCAAATGTGCGGGTGTTGAAGGCAGGGACGTTGTGGAACTACTGAAGCAAGCCATCGCTAGACGAGGG GATGTGAAGATCAAAATTTGTGCAGTGCTGAATGACACCACTGGCACTTTAATGTCCTGTGCGTGGAAGAACCACAACTGCCGCATTGGTCTCATTGTGG GTACAGGAACCAATGCTTGCTACATGGAGAAACTTGAAAAGGTGGAACTTTGGGATGGCAGCACAGATGAACCACATCAG GTAATCATCAACACTGAATGGGGTGCATTTGGAGACAATGGTTGCTTAGACTTTGTTCGCACAGAGTATGATAATACTATTGACCGGGAATCAATTAATCCAGGAAGACAAct TTATGAGAAGATGATCAGTGGAATGTACATGGGGGAGATTGCCAGGCAAGTCCTTGTCCGCCTGGTGTCTGATGGACTTCTCTTCGGAGGATATGCTTCAGATATTCTTCTTGAAAAAGGCTCATTTTTCACCAAATACATATCTGAAATAGAGAG TGACAAACCTGATGACTTCAACAACTGCCGTGCCATCTTGGAGGAGTTAGGATTCAATGATGCCACTGATGCCGATTGTGCCAATGTTCGCTATGCCTGTGAATGTGTCTCCAGGCGAGCAGCAAACTTGGCTGCTGCAGGTGTTGCTGTGCTCCTCAACCGCATAAATGAAGAAAGTGTAACTGTGGCAGTGGATGGTTCAGTGTATCGTTTCCATCCACACTTCCACAATCTCATGGTAGAGCAGATTTCACACCTCATCAAACCTGGAATTAAG TTCGATCTCATGCTGTCTGAGGACGGCAGTGGACGTGGTGCTGCCCTAGTGGCTGCTGTTGCCTCCAGATCTGCTAGCATGAGATAG